A window of the Desulfobacula toluolica Tol2 genome harbors these coding sequences:
- a CDS encoding sigma-54 interaction domain-containing protein — MKTYQLWNVNFLNQILDTMAEGLFTLDDQGVITSWNRSMEKISGYLAQQAVGNTCRLIQCSRCFGQTCPADINKCGVIQHGKTEAKECFIRHKDGYDIPVIKNARLARDENGQILGIVETITDLTELKQIKKSAEEAQRKLKKAYRLGNIIGKSIVMQTVFDAIRSAANSRATVLIQGESGTGKELVAGAIHYNGNNDSGPLITVNCSALSETLLESELFGHVKGAFTGAHRDRKGRFEEADGGTIFLDEIGELTPYMQIKLLRVIQEREIERVGESKKRKIDIRIMAATHKNLYELTQQGTFREDLFYRLKVFPIHVPPLRERREDIPLLVSHFIKKGNKRENKNIKGVDTQGMKRLMEHLWPGNIRELENAIEHAFVICNSNHIQLADLPVEVRENHAYPQTGFELTRPVQTGSYGTQNQVKLTKQDLLTLLEECHWNKAEVGRRIQKSRTSVWKYMKKWNIPLQKL, encoded by the coding sequence ATGAAAACCTATCAATTATGGAATGTTAATTTTTTAAACCAGATTCTTGATACCATGGCGGAAGGTTTGTTTACCCTGGACGATCAGGGAGTTATCACGTCCTGGAACAGGTCCATGGAAAAAATAAGCGGCTATTTGGCACAGCAGGCTGTTGGGAATACCTGCCGCCTGATCCAATGCAGCAGGTGTTTTGGTCAAACCTGCCCTGCTGATATCAATAAGTGCGGAGTTATTCAACACGGGAAAACCGAAGCCAAGGAATGTTTCATCCGGCATAAAGACGGTTATGATATCCCTGTCATAAAAAATGCAAGGCTTGCCCGGGATGAAAATGGTCAGATTCTTGGCATTGTTGAAACTATTACCGATTTGACCGAACTAAAACAGATAAAAAAATCTGCTGAAGAAGCCCAGAGAAAACTAAAAAAAGCCTACAGGCTTGGAAATATTATTGGAAAAAGCATTGTGATGCAGACTGTATTTGATGCGATCCGGTCTGCTGCAAACAGCCGTGCCACAGTTCTTATCCAGGGTGAAAGCGGAACCGGAAAAGAACTGGTTGCCGGGGCCATTCATTATAACGGCAACAATGACTCGGGTCCGTTGATTACTGTCAACTGTTCGGCACTTTCCGAGACCCTCCTGGAAAGTGAACTTTTTGGTCATGTTAAAGGTGCCTTTACCGGGGCACACAGGGATAGAAAAGGCCGTTTTGAGGAGGCGGACGGTGGTACCATCTTTCTTGATGAAATAGGAGAATTAACGCCCTATATGCAGATAAAACTGCTTAGAGTCATCCAGGAAAGAGAAATCGAAAGGGTAGGGGAATCCAAAAAAAGAAAGATTGATATCAGGATTATGGCGGCAACCCATAAAAATTTGTATGAACTCACTCAACAAGGAACATTTCGAGAAGATCTGTTTTATCGATTAAAGGTTTTTCCAATTCATGTTCCCCCGTTAAGAGAGCGCCGCGAAGATATCCCATTGCTGGTAAGTCATTTCATTAAAAAAGGCAATAAAAGGGAAAACAAAAACATAAAAGGCGTTGACACACAAGGAATGAAACGATTGATGGAACACCTTTGGCCCGGAAATATCAGAGAACTTGAGAATGCAATTGAACATGCTTTTGTTATTTGCAATTCAAACCACATTCAACTTGCTGATCTGCCGGTGGAGGTGCGGGAAAACCATGCATATCCGCAAACCGGTTTTGAGCTTACCCGCCCGGTCCAAACCGGTTCATACGGAACGCAAAACCAGGTCAAGTTGACAAAACAAGATCTTTTAACCTTATTGGAAGAGTGTCATTGGAATAAAGCAGAAGTTGGCAGACGAATTCAAAAAAGCCGGACCTCTGTGTGGAAGTACATGAAAAAATGGAATATCCCCTTGCAAAAGCTGTAA
- the trxA gene encoding thioredoxin has translation MKLLSGIFFDYIHFHNCFFTQIINGGEQMRTDKLWENIEQGVVLMDFSADWCAPCKAQEPIIKKITKTYLNRASIVEVNIDENKKLATKYMVQSIPTLILFKNGKEIKRFVGLQPEITITKSLDDAL, from the coding sequence GTGAAATTGTTGTCCGGCATATTTTTTGATTATATTCATTTTCATAATTGCTTTTTTACCCAAATTATTAATGGAGGTGAACAAATGAGAACAGATAAACTCTGGGAAAACATAGAACAGGGTGTTGTTCTGATGGATTTCAGTGCGGACTGGTGTGCGCCCTGCAAAGCACAGGAGCCCATCATAAAAAAAATAACAAAAACATATCTCAATCGTGCTTCTATTGTTGAGGTAAATATTGATGAAAATAAAAAATTAGCAACAAAATACATGGTACAAAGTATTCCCACTCTGATACTTTTTAAGAATGGAAAAGAAATTAAGCGCTTTGTCGGTCTTCAACCTGAAATCACCATTACAAAGAGCCTGGATGATGCACTATAA
- a CDS encoding ASKHA domain-containing protein, giving the protein MGNCINHPDRETNYICMKHNIFLCEECLECRDPDIYCKFRPSCPIYFITKKGFESSENETEKKEYTVIFEPGKKKVTVSAGTNLLKASQKADIYVNASCNGKGSCGKCRLIIQSGKVDSKKTSLLSDKEKEKGYVLACQSKILEDIIVKIPEETIEKKLKAAGMGEQATKKLSGLVEKIEPIVEKIPLQLDLPTLEDTVSDLDRLTRALKKLGYDISKMSTNIRVMRQLTASVRNDHFKVVASVLWKKCSSEIVDVSPAAHDEKKSLGMAVDLGTTSIVVYIVNMADGAVLSAASGHNRQAACGDDVINRIICSEKDGVGKLKKMAVSTINNLTKRALDSIEEDHKQVENIVISGNTIMTHLLLGIEAKYIRREPYIPTVSQFPIMKAGEIGLKAAPYAGVFVMPGPAGYVGGDIVSGVLYTGFHQLEEFTLFIDIGTNGEIVLGNNEFLMTAACSAGPAFEGGGIRWGMRAEDGAIEKIILAPDSFEPAYSTVENKPARGICGSGMIDLLSEMLLKQLIGQDGKFIMEPDHPRFTRFNDEPAFIIEFGKNIDSEEDIIFTQSDIKSLILSKAAVYAGFSILLEQVGMDFSSVHQMIITGGFGQYLDVEKAITIGLLPDIEREKFKYMGNSSIAGAYMALLSNTFRSRAVAISNTMTYLDFSSNNGFMEEFTKAQFLPHTDANLFPNIHKTKTRKESVSC; this is encoded by the coding sequence ATGGGTAATTGTATCAATCACCCTGATCGAGAAACAAATTACATCTGTATGAAACACAATATTTTTCTTTGCGAAGAATGCCTGGAATGTCGTGATCCTGATATTTATTGCAAGTTCAGACCCTCATGCCCCATTTATTTTATTACAAAAAAAGGGTTTGAATCGTCTGAAAATGAAACCGAAAAAAAAGAATATACCGTTATTTTTGAACCAGGAAAAAAGAAAGTGACTGTCAGTGCCGGAACCAATCTTTTGAAAGCTTCCCAAAAAGCGGATATTTATGTTAATGCGTCATGCAATGGCAAGGGATCATGTGGTAAATGCAGACTGATCATACAATCAGGTAAAGTGGATTCTAAAAAAACTTCTTTGTTAAGTGACAAGGAAAAAGAAAAAGGATATGTTCTGGCATGTCAATCAAAGATTTTAGAAGATATTATTGTCAAAATTCCCGAAGAAACCATTGAGAAAAAGCTTAAAGCAGCGGGTATGGGGGAACAGGCCACAAAAAAACTTTCAGGCCTTGTGGAAAAAATTGAACCCATCGTGGAAAAGATTCCTCTGCAGCTTGATCTGCCAACACTTGAGGACACTGTCAGTGACCTTGACAGATTAACCCGGGCGCTTAAAAAACTTGGATATGACATCTCCAAAATGAGTACCAATATCAGGGTAATGCGTCAACTGACAGCGTCTGTCAGGAATGATCACTTCAAAGTTGTTGCGTCTGTTCTATGGAAAAAATGTTCTTCGGAAATCGTTGACGTCTCTCCTGCAGCCCATGATGAAAAAAAATCCCTTGGAATGGCCGTGGATCTGGGAACCACCTCCATTGTCGTTTATATTGTGAATATGGCTGATGGTGCAGTTCTCAGTGCTGCCTCTGGTCATAACAGACAGGCTGCGTGTGGAGATGATGTGATTAACCGAATCATATGCTCTGAAAAAGACGGGGTTGGAAAATTAAAAAAAATGGCAGTTTCAACCATCAACAATCTGACAAAACGAGCCCTGGATTCAATTGAGGAAGACCATAAGCAGGTGGAAAATATCGTAATATCCGGGAACACAATCATGACTCACCTGCTGTTGGGAATAGAGGCAAAATACATTAGAAGAGAACCTTATATTCCTACGGTTTCTCAATTCCCCATTATGAAAGCCGGGGAAATCGGTTTAAAGGCTGCACCTTATGCAGGTGTTTTTGTCATGCCCGGACCTGCCGGCTATGTTGGCGGAGATATTGTATCAGGTGTTCTTTATACAGGGTTTCATCAATTGGAAGAGTTCACCTTGTTTATTGATATTGGGACAAATGGGGAAATCGTTCTGGGTAATAATGAGTTTCTTATGACTGCAGCCTGCTCTGCAGGTCCGGCCTTTGAGGGCGGCGGCATCAGATGGGGAATGCGCGCTGAAGACGGGGCTATTGAAAAAATAATCCTTGCTCCTGATTCGTTTGAACCGGCCTATTCAACTGTGGAAAATAAACCTGCAAGGGGTATTTGCGGGTCAGGCATGATAGACCTGCTGTCTGAAATGCTGTTAAAGCAACTTATTGGTCAGGATGGAAAATTTATAATGGAACCGGATCATCCAAGATTTACACGATTTAATGATGAACCGGCATTTATCATTGAATTTGGCAAAAATATTGATTCAGAAGAAGATATTATTTTTACCCAGTCTGATATAAAGAGTCTGATCCTGAGCAAGGCAGCCGTATATGCAGGATTCAGCATTCTTCTTGAACAGGTTGGAATGGATTTTTCTTCTGTTCACCAGATGATTATCACCGGCGGTTTCGGACAATATCTTGATGTTGAAAAGGCCATAACCATAGGATTGCTACCCGATATTGAAAGAGAAAAATTTAAATATATGGGCAACAGTTCCATAGCAGGCGCTTATATGGCGCTTCTTTCCAATACCTTTCGAAGCCGGGCCGTCGCCATTTCAAACACAATGACATATCTTGATTTTTCAAGTAACAACGGGTTTATGGAAGAGTTTACCAAGGCCCAGTTTTTACCTCATACCGATGCAAATTTATTTCCAAACATTCACAAAACCAAAACAAGAAAGGAATCTGTATCATGCTGA
- a CDS encoding arsenic resistance protein, with protein sequence MLKILSFIQKNLVWAIPVSMIFGLIYGYLFDASSLKQFIIPVTFIMVYPMMVTLNVKTIFKGHDGKLQLVTQLINFIFIPIIAFFIGKIFLSGEAEKFGLWAVGLFLIGVLPTSGMTISWTGFAKGNKEAAIKMVVFGLVIGSLAAPVFTKVFMGATIEVNMLHMFKQIAIFVFLPLVVGLFTQFFGMKKYGTKHWNEKIKPKFPPFSALGVVLIAFLAMSLKARHIISNPGDIVTILVPLAVFYLISYVFLTVIGRLLFKREDAIAMVFGVVMRDLSIALAIAMTAFGKQGMTIALLIALAYIIQIQSAAWYVKFINFMFGSSTAKKEMASEPDKTEKLTVPL encoded by the coding sequence ATGCTGAAAATATTATCATTCATACAAAAAAATTTAGTTTGGGCTATTCCTGTCTCCATGATATTCGGATTGATCTACGGATATTTGTTTGACGCATCATCCTTAAAACAATTTATTATCCCGGTGACATTTATAATGGTTTACCCCATGATGGTGACATTAAATGTGAAAACCATTTTTAAAGGCCATGATGGCAAACTCCAACTGGTTACACAGCTCATTAATTTTATATTTATTCCTATAATTGCATTTTTCATCGGGAAAATATTTTTATCAGGCGAGGCTGAAAAATTCGGACTCTGGGCTGTTGGGCTGTTTTTGATCGGCGTTCTTCCAACATCAGGCATGACCATATCCTGGACCGGGTTTGCAAAAGGAAACAAGGAAGCTGCCATTAAAATGGTTGTATTCGGCCTTGTCATAGGATCTCTTGCCGCGCCGGTTTTTACAAAAGTATTCATGGGTGCAACCATTGAAGTTAACATGCTTCATATGTTCAAACAGATTGCTATTTTCGTGTTTTTACCTTTAGTTGTAGGTCTTTTTACCCAGTTTTTCGGAATGAAAAAATATGGAACAAAACATTGGAATGAAAAAATAAAACCTAAATTCCCTCCATTTTCAGCACTTGGGGTGGTTTTGATTGCATTTTTGGCCATGTCTCTTAAGGCCAGGCATATTATTTCAAACCCCGGAGATATTGTTACCATACTGGTTCCTTTGGCTGTTTTTTACCTGATATCATATGTGTTCTTAACTGTGATCGGTCGATTGCTGTTTAAAAGAGAAGATGCCATTGCCATGGTTTTTGGTGTCGTGATGCGGGATTTATCCATTGCCCTTGCCATTGCCATGACAGCCTTTGGCAAACAAGGAATGACCATTGCACTGCTGATCGCCCTTGCCTATATTATCCAGATCCAGTCGGCGGCATGGTATGTCAAATTTATTAATTTTATGTTCGGCTCTTCTACAGCAAAAAAAGAGATGGCATCAGAACCTGATAAAACTGAAAAACTGACCGTACCTTTATAA
- a CDS encoding tetratricopeptide repeat protein → MGLKEELEEKAEECDAPEEYIAVAKEIVDGLSDKEWASELLQEGADWAETFEDAVVYAKASLDLLQDTDAATALLEQGKNLCGSTEDFLKLAAAALELKLEDVSKDIIGAASSKCVKVTDFLELSDHIAKVLNDKELAEQTIDKAFEKCSKADDYVVFAKSVLDMFKDKDRAKNVYEKAMTKASKADDFIVLAAGVTTDLQDNDLARKICEKALASLESGNELLKFAETVKKQLDDTDFVMSVYKKAETVFKDFSDYLKLAKAVFDNTGDAAFASLVYQKAAATNPDCGQLVALAISMAKDLKDTDAAVQVLKQAEGAVKTNADFIKTAKAIQEIVTDDETWTSAISFQLEKREEFKALYADFILREQETKTCSPMRTLAHEVFEKTGDKYYAAKLYKLAKALTVNFNDFIKLTAGIHSDLGDEALVRDIYSELLDKCTSLSFYDELTRAIADTLKDEAWIREIYVGIEKKSSKNSDFIKLASIAVKKFNDKEWAAKLLSKAEEKCSSLSDFASIAGAVFNWLEDKDWAQKLYGSAASLCQSQRDYGQLICLIKNQTSEQIFLSNIVSSARKKLTSFDDLVFLAETALLQMNDPDIAAEIYAEAEEKAQSNHMLSKLGTSLSRRMDDSKWSSRVLRKIK, encoded by the coding sequence ATGGGATTAAAAGAAGAGTTGGAAGAAAAAGCCGAAGAGTGTGATGCTCCGGAAGAATATATTGCCGTGGCAAAAGAAATTGTGGACGGACTTTCTGATAAAGAGTGGGCGTCCGAACTTTTGCAAGAAGGTGCTGACTGGGCCGAAACATTTGAAGACGCAGTCGTATATGCCAAGGCCAGTCTTGATTTGCTTCAGGATACGGATGCTGCTACCGCCCTTCTGGAGCAGGGTAAAAACCTGTGCGGTTCAACAGAAGATTTTTTAAAGCTTGCCGCAGCGGCCCTGGAGCTTAAGCTTGAAGATGTATCAAAAGACATTATCGGAGCTGCAAGTTCAAAATGTGTCAAAGTAACGGATTTTTTAGAATTAAGCGATCATATTGCCAAAGTTCTCAACGACAAAGAGCTTGCTGAACAAACCATTGACAAAGCCTTTGAAAAATGTTCAAAAGCCGATGATTATGTGGTTTTTGCAAAGTCTGTTCTGGACATGTTCAAAGACAAGGACAGGGCCAAGAATGTGTATGAAAAAGCAATGACAAAAGCATCAAAGGCAGATGATTTTATAGTGCTTGCGGCCGGTGTTACAACTGACCTTCAAGACAATGACCTTGCCCGAAAAATTTGTGAAAAAGCCCTGGCATCACTTGAATCCGGAAATGAGCTGCTCAAATTTGCCGAAACCGTAAAAAAACAGCTGGATGATACTGATTTTGTAATGTCTGTTTATAAAAAAGCGGAAACAGTTTTTAAAGATTTTTCAGATTATCTGAAACTGGCCAAGGCCGTATTTGACAACACCGGTGATGCAGCCTTTGCTTCTTTAGTTTATCAGAAAGCGGCAGCCACTAATCCGGACTGCGGCCAACTGGTTGCTCTGGCCATTTCCATGGCAAAAGATCTTAAAGATACGGATGCGGCAGTTCAGGTTCTCAAACAGGCTGAAGGGGCCGTAAAAACCAATGCAGACTTTATCAAAACAGCCAAGGCTATCCAGGAGATTGTCACCGATGACGAGACCTGGACATCGGCAATTTCCTTTCAGCTGGAAAAACGGGAAGAATTTAAAGCATTATATGCGGATTTTATTTTAAGAGAACAGGAAACCAAAACCTGCTCTCCCATGCGGACACTTGCCCATGAGGTGTTTGAGAAGACAGGAGACAAGTATTACGCAGCCAAGCTTTACAAGCTTGCAAAAGCACTTACCGTTAATTTTAACGATTTTATAAAACTTACTGCCGGTATTCATTCGGACTTAGGAGACGAAGCCCTGGTAAGGGATATCTATTCAGAACTTCTGGATAAATGCACCAGTCTCAGTTTCTATGATGAACTGACCCGTGCCATTGCCGATACACTTAAAGATGAGGCCTGGATTCGTGAGATATATGTCGGTATTGAAAAAAAGAGTTCCAAAAACAGTGATTTTATCAAACTTGCGTCCATTGCAGTAAAAAAATTCAATGACAAGGAATGGGCAGCAAAGCTGCTGAGCAAAGCCGAGGAAAAATGCAGCAGCCTGTCTGATTTTGCGAGTATTGCCGGAGCTGTTTTTAACTGGCTTGAGGATAAAGATTGGGCTCAAAAACTCTATGGCTCAGCAGCATCACTCTGCCAGTCCCAACGGGATTACGGGCAATTGATTTGTCTTATAAAAAATCAGACATCCGAACAGATATTCTTGTCAAATATTGTGTCTTCAGCTCGCAAAAAACTGACCTCCTTTGATGATCTTGTGTTTTTGGCGGAAACTGCTTTACTGCAGATGAATGACCCTGATATTGCTGCAGAAATTTATGCGGAAGCAGAAGAAAAAGCTCAGTCCAATCATATGCTTTCCAAACTGGGTACGAGCCTGAGCAGACGAATGGATGATTCCAAATGGTCCTCCAGAGTCTTGCGAAAAATAAAATAA
- a CDS encoding MFS transporter, whose translation MNNNNILFDIIKSSRRWLILIIAGTLFILSQFYRSSVAVITPNLIHDLKLDAWELSTVSASFFYAFALMQIPVGLFLDSIGPRITMTLLTLVAVAGALIFSMGESYYSLTIGRVFLGIGMACNFMGTLKLITIWFRPKQFATLSAIILSAGTAGNIAAATPLALMVQTLGWRNSFVTMSGVTFFIVILFFFLVNDRPGNQIISENQGASRPKVRDTLQRAKILFSQRDFWIISFSTFCRYGIFASVQALWAGPYLIQVAGLSPVTAGNIILLMSIGMIIGSPVTGHLSDIVFTSRKKVITFGLFGMSVILGILVFLPGESGKVTLSVLFFCFGLFSSSGQLMYAHIKEQVPHENAGMAMTAINFFTMGGVAVFLQGLGFLMKFLYPGTSLGFSAFKSAFIFCGICLAVICVCYTFTTETLAMKKDYR comes from the coding sequence TTGAACAATAACAATATATTATTTGATATCATAAAATCATCCCGCCGCTGGCTGATATTGATAATAGCCGGAACCCTGTTCATCCTGTCACAGTTTTACCGTTCATCCGTAGCCGTGATTACTCCTAACCTTATACATGACTTAAAACTTGATGCCTGGGAACTTAGTACTGTATCGGCATCATTTTTTTATGCCTTTGCCCTGATGCAGATTCCTGTCGGGCTTTTTCTTGACAGCATTGGCCCCAGGATAACCATGACCCTGCTCACGTTGGTTGCCGTGGCAGGCGCACTGATTTTTTCCATGGGAGAATCCTACTACTCGCTGACCATAGGCAGAGTGTTTTTGGGAATCGGTATGGCATGCAATTTTATGGGAACTTTAAAACTAATCACGATCTGGTTTCGTCCGAAACAGTTTGCAACACTTTCAGCTATTATATTATCAGCTGGCACTGCCGGCAATATAGCGGCGGCTACCCCCCTCGCATTAATGGTACAAACGCTTGGATGGAGAAACAGCTTTGTGACAATGAGCGGAGTCACTTTTTTTATAGTGATTCTTTTCTTTTTCCTGGTAAACGACCGGCCCGGCAACCAAATTATTTCGGAAAACCAGGGAGCTTCCCGTCCTAAGGTAAGAGATACTCTGCAAAGGGCTAAAATCCTTTTTTCCCAACGGGATTTCTGGATCATTTCGTTTTCCACATTTTGTCGTTATGGTATTTTTGCTTCTGTTCAGGCGCTTTGGGCAGGCCCCTATCTTATACAGGTGGCTGGACTCTCACCGGTTACGGCAGGTAATATTATCCTGCTAATGAGTATCGGCATGATCATCGGCAGTCCCGTGACAGGGCATTTATCTGATATTGTTTTTACATCTCGAAAAAAGGTTATTACCTTCGGTCTCTTCGGGATGTCTGTTATTTTAGGAATTCTTGTGTTTCTTCCCGGGGAATCAGGAAAAGTGACTTTGTCAGTCCTCTTTTTTTGTTTTGGTTTGTTCAGCAGTTCAGGACAGCTAATGTATGCACATATAAAAGAACAAGTTCCCCATGAAAATGCAGGCATGGCAATGACAGCAATTAATTTTTTTACCATGGGCGGAGTTGCTGTTTTCTTACAGGGACTGGGCTTTTTAATGAAATTTCTTTATCCAGGAACCTCTCTGGGCTTTTCAGCTTTCAAAAGTGCCTTTATCTTCTGCGGAATCTGCCTTGCGGTTATTTGTGTTTGCTACACCTTTACGACCGAAACCCTTGCCATGAAAAAAGACTATCGTTAA
- a CDS encoding sensor histidine kinase translates to MKISKTLQSRIIFYFCGYLAILLFVYSIAISGMLKLSEDWAFNRQLSEISDIVLEKYQQEGKIPKNLPMHITAYSDISKIPQPLKKHILDQPPGIFEITDDLDTHAAIVPVDSGGRHLYIFYHVASIEATDWFQMYISLLAGGIGLLVLLLGWGIARSLSNRILNPISNLAGAVQSLPLDGNSIELPYVASQDEIGMLTEKINQLLRKISDFTSREREFTSHASHELRTPVSVVKSAVELLYQRIEKTDQKLRGPLERISRSIADIESLISTFLMLARERQDPVRNDFCNLKQIADSIVDKYLYILGSKPVKVEVRVSESSPLIAPVTLVEIAFGNLVKNAFQYTINGRVVINIFKGGVSVQDSGPGFDTCAKPGIGLTIVERLCDKMNWQFIKQQNTGNSTQVDLIFTPDSSFNA, encoded by the coding sequence ATGAAAATATCCAAAACACTTCAATCCCGAATCATTTTTTATTTCTGTGGGTATCTGGCCATTCTGCTTTTTGTTTATTCGATTGCGATTTCCGGAATGCTGAAACTGTCAGAAGACTGGGCCTTTAACAGGCAATTGTCAGAAATTTCAGACATTGTTCTGGAAAAATACCAACAGGAAGGGAAAATACCGAAAAACCTGCCCATGCACATTACAGCATATTCAGATATCTCAAAAATACCCCAGCCGTTAAAAAAACATATTTTAGACCAGCCCCCTGGAATTTTTGAGATAACCGACGATCTGGATACCCATGCCGCCATTGTTCCGGTTGACTCAGGTGGTCGGCACCTTTACATTTTCTACCATGTAGCGTCAATTGAGGCCACAGACTGGTTTCAAATGTATATCAGCCTGCTGGCAGGGGGTATCGGTCTGCTGGTTTTATTGTTAGGATGGGGAATAGCCCGCTCCCTTTCAAACCGGATACTTAACCCTATTTCCAATTTGGCCGGGGCAGTTCAATCTCTCCCCCTGGATGGGAATTCCATTGAGCTACCGTATGTTGCTTCTCAAGATGAAATCGGGATGCTGACAGAAAAAATAAATCAGCTGCTGAGAAAAATTTCAGATTTCACATCCCGCGAGCGGGAATTTACATCCCATGCAAGCCATGAACTTCGAACACCCGTGAGCGTCGTTAAAAGTGCTGTTGAGCTTCTGTACCAGAGAATTGAAAAGACAGATCAAAAGCTTCGGGGCCCCCTGGAAAGGATCAGCAGATCCATTGCAGATATTGAGTCGCTTATCAGCACCTTTCTGATGCTGGCCAGGGAAAGACAGGACCCGGTCAGAAATGATTTTTGCAACCTAAAGCAAATCGCTGACTCCATTGTTGACAAGTACCTCTATATCCTGGGCTCAAAACCCGTAAAAGTCGAGGTGCGGGTATCAGAGTCCAGCCCTTTGATCGCACCTGTGACGTTGGTTGAAATCGCCTTTGGCAATCTTGTAAAAAATGCCTTCCAGTACACAATAAACGGCAGGGTCGTCATTAATATCTTTAAAGGCGGTGTCAGCGTTCAGGATAGTGGCCCAGGGTTTGACACCTGTGCAAAACCGGGTATTGGCCTGACCATCGTAGAACGCCTGTGCGATAAAATGAACTGGCAGTTCATCAAACAACAAAATACAGGAAATAGCACACAGGTGGATTTAATTTTCACCCCGGATTCCTCTTTTAATGCTTAG
- a CDS encoding response regulator transcription factor, giving the protein MKANESTKKMNGHTARHFRKLRVLIIEDNVDLAANIGDFLEDKGHVIDYAMDGVSGLHLALTLPFDVIVLDIMLPGIDGMTLCRRFREETEKSNPILMLTAKDTIEDKLEGFNAGADDYLVKPFELEELEARLMALIRRPDHYESAKSFEFGAIHLDISHQKVTVEGKPVKMTPTCFRILKKLIRCAPEVVTRRDLERYLWGEWKPASDSLRTHIYAIRKALDTPGQPSCIKTITGVGFSLR; this is encoded by the coding sequence ATGAAGGCCAACGAATCGACGAAAAAAATGAATGGGCACACTGCCCGCCATTTCAGGAAACTGCGGGTATTAATAATCGAAGATAATGTAGATCTGGCTGCAAATATCGGAGATTTCCTGGAAGATAAAGGCCACGTCATCGATTATGCCATGGATGGCGTTTCCGGTTTACACCTTGCACTGACCCTTCCGTTTGATGTCATTGTGTTAGATATCATGCTGCCGGGAATCGATGGGATGACGCTATGCCGGAGATTTCGAGAAGAGACAGAAAAATCAAACCCGATACTCATGCTCACGGCCAAGGATACAATAGAGGATAAACTTGAAGGGTTCAATGCCGGTGCGGATGATTATCTTGTCAAACCGTTTGAACTGGAAGAACTTGAAGCACGCCTGATGGCATTGATCCGGCGGCCGGACCATTATGAATCAGCCAAAAGCTTTGAATTTGGAGCAATTCACCTGGATATCAGCCACCAGAAGGTAACGGTTGAAGGAAAACCGGTTAAAATGACACCCACATGCTTTCGTATCCTCAAAAAGTTGATCCGCTGTGCCCCCGAGGTTGTAACGCGACGCGACCTGGAGCGGTATCTGTGGGGGGAGTGGAAACCGGCCAGTGATTCTTTGAGGACACATATTTACGCCATTCGAAAGGCGCTGGATACACCCGGGCAGCCATCATGTATTAAAACCATCACCGGCGTGGGCTTCAGTTTGAGATAA